GAGCAATCTTTAGATAATATGATTAATACTGTTTTAAGCTATGCTGAAGGGTCTAAGGTTATATTATTTGCTCCTGTTGTTATGGGTGCAAAGGGTACTCATAAAAAAAATCTTGAAAAGATGTTAAATCAAGGGTTCAGTAGAGTAAGAATAGATTCTCAAGATTATTTGATAGAAGATGCTATTAATTTGAGCTTAGATAAAAACAAAAAACATAATATAGAAATTATAGTAGATAGGATAAAATTGAGTAGTGATTCAAGGATTAGGCTTGCAGAATCTATTGAGACTGCTTTATCGGTTTCTAATGGATATTTACGTGTAGAGATCGAAAATAATTTAGAATATCTAGATAAGATCTTTACAGAACATAATAGTTGTCCTTTATGTGGGTTTTCTCTTTCTGCGATAGAGCCAAGACTTTTTTCATTTAATAGTCCATTTGGAGCTTGTAGTGAATGTTCTGGTCTTGGTATTACACTTGACTTTGATTTTGAAAAGATTTGTCCTAATGTTAAGCTTTCTTTTTACGATGGTGCATTTATTCCTTTTAAACCTAGTTCTTCGTGGGCTTTAGCGATTTTTAAAGGACTTTCTAAGCATTATGGTTTTAGTTTAAATACTCCTGTAGAAAATATTCCTGGAGATATTCTTAGAAAAATTTTGTATGGTGTCAATGAAAAGATAGATTTTATCTATAAGTCTAGAGAAATGGAAAATAAAGAGATAAAAGGTGGTTTTCATTACTCTAAAAAATTTGAGGGTCTTATTCCTCTTTTAAAGAGACGTTATCTTGTAACTGAATCTGAGAGTGCTAAATTGTTTTATGAAGGTTTAATGTCTCGCAAGATTTGTAATTTTTGTAAAGGCAAGCGATTGAGCCTTGAAGCTTTATCTGTTAAGTTAGGTGGAAAAGATATTCAAGAACTTAGTAATCTTTCTGTTATGGATTCTTATTCGTTTTTTGAAAGTATTGAGCTTAATGATCTTGATACAAAAATTTCTAAAGAAGTTTTGAAAGAAATTAAAAGTAGGCTCAAATTTTTAATTGATGTTGGACTTTCTTATTTATGCTTAGACAGAATGTCTGGGACCCTTTCAGGAGGAGAGGCTCAACGTATTAGACTTGCTACTCAGGTCGGATCAGCTCTTTCTGGGGTTCTTTATGTACTTGATGAACCTAGTATTGGGTTGCATCAGAGGGATAATGAAAGATTAATAAGTACTCTTGTTAATTTGAAAGAACTTGGCAATACTGTAATTGTTGTAGAGCATGATGAGCAAACTTTGCGCATAGCTGATTATATTATTGATGTTGGACCTGGGGCTGGGATTTATGGTGGTGAGATAGTTGCTAGAGGAAACTTATCTGATATTTTGAGTAATGATAATAGTTTGACTGGTAAGTATTTAAGTGGTCAGCTTAAAGTAGAAGTGCCAAAAATAAGGCGTAAGGGGGGAAAAGCTGAAATTGTGCTCTTGAATGCTAATAAAAATAACTTAAAGAATATTAATGTAAACATTCCTTTGGGAGTTTTTACTGTAATAACGGGAGTTTCTGGTAGTGGAAAGAGTACCCTTCTTAATGAGGTGTTATATCCTGCTCTTGATAGTAGGTTAAAATCAAATACAAGTTATTTTAATGGTTTTAAGGATATTATTGGATATGAGCAAATTGATAAAGTTATTCAGGTAAACCAAAAACCAATAGGCAGGACTCCAAGATCAAATCCTGCAACTTATGTTGGATTTTTTACAGAAATTAGAGAGCTCTTTGCAAAGCTTCCAGAGTCTAAAGCAAGGGGATTTAGGTCAGGTAGATTTTCTTTTAATGTTAAGGGTGGACGTTGTGAAAAATGTCAAGGTGATGGGCATTTGAATATTCAGATGCATTTTTTACCTGGTGTTTTTGTCCCTTGTGATTTGTGCAAGGGTAAAAAATTTAATGAAGAAACCTTGAAGATTAGATATAAAGGAAAAAATATTTATGATGTTTTAGAAATGAGTGTTCTTGAAGCTAAAGATTTTTTTGACAATATTCCAAGGGTTAATCATTATTTAAACGTTTTGAAGGAAGTGGGACTTGAATATATTAAATTAGGTCAAGCATCAACAACCTTTTCAGGGGGAGAGGCTCAGCGGATTAAATTGGCTTTTGAGCTTGCCAAAAAGAGTACAGGAAAAACTTTTTATATTATTGATGAACCAACAACAGGTTTACATTTTGATGATGTAAGAAAATTGTTAAAAGTATTGCAATTGATTGTTCAAAATGGAAATACCGTTGTTCTTATAGAACATAATTTAGATGTGATTAAACAAGCAGATTATATAATAGATTTAGGTCCTGAGGGTGGGGTGTCTGGAGGAAATATTGTTGTATCTGGAACTCCTGAAGAGGTTTCGAAATGCAAGAGTTCCTATACAGGAATGTTTTTAAAAAGTCTTTTGTAATATTATTTTTAGTAAGTGTTTTTAATTATTTTATCTTATTTGCTCAAGATATTAATGATAAAAAAAATCTAACTTTGATTCAGAAAGCTAATTTAAAAGAACTTGAGTTTTCTAGTGATGAAGATTTGAAAAGATGGGCTTTAAAAGAGGGGATTGAAGAGAAAGATGTTTCTAAAATAAAAGCATTGCTTTTAGAAAAGTTTGGTATATCTCCTGATCTTTTTTCAAAAGATGGCAAAGATGTGGGCAGGTATAAGATAATCATTGAGAGTACAGGCAATCTTGAAAATTTTACTTATGAGATTACTGGGGATGAAACTATCATATTTAAAGGTAAAGTTAGTATTGTTATTGAAGATATTCAAGAAAATAAAAAACATAATATTAAGGGTGATAAAATTATTTTTAATAAAAAGGCTAGGAAGCTTTTTGCTAGTGGAAGTGTTAACTATAAGTTTGATTTAAGTACTGATGATAATATATATTTTTATGGCAGTGAATTATTTATTGATTTTGATTCTCAGAATTTTTTGCTTAAAAATGGAATTGTTCAAAAAAAAATTCATAAAAATTTAGTTGATAATATT
The DNA window shown above is from Borrelia anserina Es and carries:
- the uvrA gene encoding excinuclease ABC subunit UvrA yields the protein MSEKITVRGAREHNLKSVDVDIPRNSLVVISGKSGSGKSSLAFDTIFAESQRRYMESVSSYARQFLGVMKKPNVDYIGGLSPAISIEQRTISNNPRSTVGTITEIYDYYRLLFAKIGKPYCPNDGSLIEEQSLDNMINTVLSYAEGSKVILFAPVVMGAKGTHKKNLEKMLNQGFSRVRIDSQDYLIEDAINLSLDKNKKHNIEIIVDRIKLSSDSRIRLAESIETALSVSNGYLRVEIENNLEYLDKIFTEHNSCPLCGFSLSAIEPRLFSFNSPFGACSECSGLGITLDFDFEKICPNVKLSFYDGAFIPFKPSSSWALAIFKGLSKHYGFSLNTPVENIPGDILRKILYGVNEKIDFIYKSREMENKEIKGGFHYSKKFEGLIPLLKRRYLVTESESAKLFYEGLMSRKICNFCKGKRLSLEALSVKLGGKDIQELSNLSVMDSYSFFESIELNDLDTKISKEVLKEIKSRLKFLIDVGLSYLCLDRMSGTLSGGEAQRIRLATQVGSALSGVLYVLDEPSIGLHQRDNERLISTLVNLKELGNTVIVVEHDEQTLRIADYIIDVGPGAGIYGGEIVARGNLSDILSNDNSLTGKYLSGQLKVEVPKIRRKGGKAEIVLLNANKNNLKNINVNIPLGVFTVITGVSGSGKSTLLNEVLYPALDSRLKSNTSYFNGFKDIIGYEQIDKVIQVNQKPIGRTPRSNPATYVGFFTEIRELFAKLPESKARGFRSGRFSFNVKGGRCEKCQGDGHLNIQMHFLPGVFVPCDLCKGKKFNEETLKIRYKGKNIYDVLEMSVLEAKDFFDNIPRVNHYLNVLKEVGLEYIKLGQASTTFSGGEAQRIKLAFELAKKSTGKTFYIIDEPTTGLHFDDVRKLLKVLQLIVQNGNTVVLIEHNLDVIKQADYIIDLGPEGGVSGGNIVVSGTPEEVSKCKSSYTGMFLKSLL